The sequence below is a genomic window from Carassius carassius chromosome 45, fCarCar2.1, whole genome shotgun sequence.
tatatattttagaaatatgttatatttgtatatggaataatataatataaattatataaatataaaacatttaaatattttcaaaatatatactgtatgagtgtgtatttatatatacataataaatataaacagtacacacatTTTATACTTATTACGGGTATATGATTTTAGACTTCAAATGAAAGTTTGAAATGTTGTGAATCATCCCGGAGATGGCTGGTAACTTTTTATTGAAGATTTTTTTTGAAATCCAAGTGGAGAAAATGAAAGGGAAACAAGTCTGcttttctgccatcatttactcacccttatgtgaTCCTGTGGAACTtcattctgtggaacacaaaattagaTATCTCGAATGacacttttatggtgtttttgaaTCCATTTTGAAACTTGAAAGCTTCCATCCCCATTACAAgctccatttttgttttgtaagtGCATGCATAAACCACCCAACgcattctccttttgtgtttcacggaAGAAAGACAGTCATGCAAGACTGTTGAGTGAACTATGTCTTTGAAATCTCTCACCTCTTTCTCCTTCTGTTCGGCCCATAGCTTGTCTCTGAGAGTCCTGAGTGCTGCTTTTACTTCCTGTTTTAGTCCCCGAGAGCAACTCCCACGTACCTCTGCCTCACATGAGCTCTGAGGATAACAAAAACCTAATGCTTTCCGCAACCTCATAAATCATGGCCTGAGATAAAACTCTGGAAAACTACAATCACGACTATCTGCACCCACCTCTTTGCTAGATGCtccttcctcatcctcctcctcactcTCACTGTTGTTGATGAAACACAGCTGAAGGTTTTTAGGACTATTAAACCTGAAGGATGgaaacacacagcacacattAAACAGAACAAGGTAGCTGAAGATTATGAACATGCATATGTGAATTACCGTGATGTTTTGACAGGGACACGGCAGGGACTGTAGTCGTTCTCATCCGTCCATGGCTCCCGATGGAGTGAATGGTGTTTTGATTCTGTCCAGCATCCAAGTATTCGGTCTCGCTCTGATAAACCTAGACTCTGAAGCATAATGAggtctttaataatattttaataaatataaagatatatatatatatatatatatatatataaagtcctggtaaaatgtaacctctgcttttttctttctttcttcttcctgCCTTTCTAGCTCTGCAATCCGCAAACTTAAATCTTCCCATTGCATGATGGGTAGGTCGTGATCATCCAGGGGGGAGTCCTCACTTTGCTCTTTGGTCCCCCGGCCCAATGGTGAGGGTTCATCAGCGGTCGTATCATAATGCCTGTCGCTGTCTGGATTCTCCTCCATCCGTTGGAGGGTGatgcaaaattatatatattataaaatataaagacaTAAAATAATTTCCTAAACCTTTCCAAATAAATCTGGAAAAGCTTGGGGTTGgtgatatttttaatgttttcacctaggctacattaatttgataCATTGAacggtaatattgtaaaatattattacaagttaattcattctaatatgcagatttgctgttcaagaaacatttctgtcaacatcatcaatgatgaaaacagttgagctTCATAATGTTTTTGtgggaaaacatttttttcaggattctttgatgaatagaaagttcaaaataacagcatttttttttaaacaaaaatattttgttacattataaacacCTTAGAGTCACTTTAATACATTTTCGctgcataaaagtattaatttcttaaaattacCCAATGGACATTAACATTTGAGCAGTAGTTTATGTTGGGATATAGCTGCCTTGAATAAGCAACAGTTGACAGATTTATAGCAAGTTTTGCAATCATAAAGGGCATATTTCATAACATACTTCAGGAGAATTTGGAAACATGGCTGGGAACAGGCCAAAAGACATTctcatgcaggaaaaaaaaaacatttttttgtttctgCATATAGGCTACATAAGAAATTGCCTACGAGAGTAAATGTTTTcgcttttaatataattatacatgttCATGAGggacaaaatgaaattaaatgacccTTCAAGTAAGACACTAGgacatttcattttattccaGATCTTTAAAGAAAGCCATGCTACATTAAAATGCCTGTTTTCAGAGAAAAAATCCCAGCACACGCGTCACATTAAAATGAAGTAACGTTAGCGTTTCTGAAAAGAAaccactgaaatatatatatatattttctgatcGTTATAAATTTTATACTCAATTTTATACGTGACAAAGTTGTATCGTATCGTGGCTGCGCCTCCGgttcctgttttcttttctttttttatgagagTAGGCTACATGACATGAATTCACTCACCTTTTATAGTAAAACTGATGTCGACATCGCGACTGTCAGCGAAAATTCAATATACTTCAACATTTCATGCTGTTTAATGAATTATTTCTCACTAGTTCAATCCTTCCTCTGCTGCAGAGGAAACACCCCTCTGGCTTTCCCTTTCCTCCCGCCCTCCTCCGTCCGTGTTTCTTCAACTGTTTTCTTGAACCGCAAGTTTACGGAGACTTTTAATCGATGTCGATCGTCTGAACTTTACAGGAGTCACTTGCTGCAGTTAAAGTCTGAATTGTGCGTTAATGTTCTGTATGGTGTTCTAGTGACAGCTGGAAGTGCAGATAAGAGTGTTTGGGAAGGGTTGAGAAAGTAGGTGTCCGGTTTCACATGTTGGGAGAAGTCTGCATGACTGTGGCGTGTTTGATCACACTGCTGATGAAAGCTGTGATGCAATGCTTCAACAATGTAGAAAATCATATCCCTTTAATCTCTctgtaaatattgaaatatttctgGAGGAGCTCGAGGTTGCTGATGGAGTTTGAAAGTGGACTAAAGTATTGAAAATATTTAGCAACAAAAGTACTCACTAAAATGAAGACGGAAAAcgtttgaggaaaaaaataacttttattatgCAGGATcacacaataaaaatacaattatggaATACTGAATGGaatgttaaaaaaatgaaatattaaaccatttttt
It includes:
- the im:7136398 gene encoding schwannomin-interacting protein 1 isoform X3: MQWEDLSLRIAELERQEEERKKKAESLGLSERDRILGCWTESKHHSLHREPWTDENDYSPCRVPVKTSRFNSPKNLQLCFINNSESEEEDEEGASSKESSCEAEVRGSCSRGLKQEVKAALRTLRDKLWAEQKEKENEVPQDHIRQATHSSMNIRRKILSLSDLQTCSLLQLNALRASLNEDIQDLSSELVKHLVVRDHLRTKQDALLMDVQDMTSL
- the im:7136398 gene encoding schwannomin-interacting protein 1 isoform X1 codes for the protein MEENPDSDRHYDTTADEPSPLGRGTKEQSEDSPLDDHDLPIMQWEDLSLRIAELERQEEERKKKAESLGLSERDRILGCWTESKHHSLHREPWTDENDYSPCRVPVKTSRFNSPKNLQLCFINNSESEEEDEEGASSKESSCEAEVRGSCSRGLKQEVKAALRTLRDKLWAEQKEKENEVPQDHIRQATHSSMNIRRKILSLSDLQTCSLLQLNALRASLNEDIQDLSSELVKHLVVRDHLRTKQDALLMDVQDMTSL
- the im:7136398 gene encoding schwannomin-interacting protein 1 isoform X2, with the translated sequence MEENPDSDRHYDTTADEPSPLGRGTKEQSEDSPLDDHDLPIMQWEDLSLRIAELERQEEERKKKAESLGLSERDRILGCWTESKHHSLHREPWTDENDYSPCRVPVKTSRFNSPKNLQLCFINNSESEEEDEEGASSKESSCEAEVRGSCSRGLKQEVKAALRTLRDKLWAEQKEKEQATHSSMNIRRKILSLSDLQTCSLLQLNALRASLNEDIQDLSSELVKHLVVRDHLRTKQDALLMDVQDMTSL